In the Enterococcus saigonensis genome, one interval contains:
- a CDS encoding heavy metal translocating P-type ATPase, producing the protein MKFQQKILQYKNKLAVVSGFLIVAAFISKGMHFSAGYVAAMVVASFLGGVPIFIQAYQALRVKVISIDLLVTIAVVGAFLIGEYNESAIVTFLFLFGSLLEQKTLQKTRSAIKTLTQMAPTTAFVINEGKIEEVDVDEVDVLDQLLVKTGGQIPVDGVITSGEGYLNEASVTGESAIVHKKRGDLVFAGTLLDNGTLQIEAQKVGEDTTFGKIIELVEDAQDSKSKAERFIDRFAKFYTPFVLILALVVGLISRDLSLAITILVLGCPGALVIGVPVSNVAGIGNGAKFGILLKGGEVLDTFSKVDTFVFDKTGTLTAGKPTVAALENYTGSKEENLRILASIESESDHPLGQAILQYAAVEKFLTVEKTNVIKGSGIKAIIAGHEVLVGNEKLLQEAGVNVEDSAKDQINLQAMGHSLVYLAIDGKLAQLVGIKDQIRPQVKETLTQLKKMGAENLVMLTGDNEKTAEIVGSELGITEIHGGLLPSDKAAFITKLQNAGHKVAFVGDGVNDSPSIALADIGIAMGNGTDVAVETSDVVLMNSDFTKLVQAYALTKKTVWNMKENIALAVGTVAFLLVGLIFGYIYMASGMLVHELSILVVIANGMRLLPFKVGKLDSYQVFEAKEVLQ; encoded by the coding sequence GTATGCATTTTTCAGCAGGGTATGTAGCAGCTATGGTCGTAGCTTCTTTTTTAGGCGGGGTGCCAATTTTTATCCAAGCGTACCAAGCTTTACGTGTGAAGGTGATTAGTATTGATTTATTAGTTACCATCGCGGTGGTAGGGGCATTTTTAATTGGTGAGTATAATGAATCCGCAATTGTGACTTTCCTATTTTTATTTGGCAGTCTCTTAGAGCAAAAAACTTTGCAAAAGACGCGTTCTGCAATCAAGACATTAACACAGATGGCACCGACTACAGCTTTTGTCATCAACGAGGGGAAAATTGAAGAAGTTGATGTGGATGAAGTGGATGTTTTGGATCAATTATTAGTCAAAACAGGAGGACAAATTCCAGTAGATGGTGTGATAACCAGTGGAGAAGGTTATTTGAATGAGGCCAGTGTCACAGGTGAATCCGCAATTGTACACAAAAAAAGAGGTGATTTGGTTTTTGCAGGTACGTTATTAGATAACGGCACGCTCCAAATAGAAGCACAAAAAGTAGGGGAAGACACAACGTTTGGGAAAATTATTGAATTAGTGGAAGATGCCCAAGACAGTAAATCAAAGGCAGAACGGTTTATTGATCGCTTTGCTAAGTTTTATACACCATTTGTCTTAATTTTAGCTTTAGTAGTGGGACTGATTAGTCGCGATTTGTCTTTGGCTATTACAATTTTAGTGCTGGGCTGTCCAGGTGCTTTAGTAATCGGTGTGCCGGTTTCTAATGTGGCTGGAATTGGCAATGGCGCTAAGTTTGGTATTTTATTAAAAGGTGGAGAAGTTTTAGATACTTTTAGTAAAGTGGATACTTTTGTTTTTGATAAGACCGGAACGCTCACAGCAGGAAAACCTACTGTTGCGGCTTTAGAAAATTATACGGGGAGTAAAGAAGAAAATTTACGGATACTTGCAAGTATTGAAAGCGAATCAGATCATCCTTTGGGACAAGCGATATTACAATATGCTGCTGTAGAAAAATTTTTAACGGTAGAAAAAACGAATGTAATAAAAGGTAGCGGAATAAAAGCAATAATTGCAGGACATGAAGTATTGGTTGGAAATGAAAAGTTACTGCAAGAAGCCGGTGTGAATGTAGAAGATTCTGCAAAAGATCAAATAAACTTACAAGCAATGGGGCATTCGTTAGTTTATTTGGCAATCGATGGCAAATTAGCTCAGTTGGTGGGAATTAAAGACCAAATTCGTCCTCAGGTAAAGGAAACACTAACCCAATTAAAGAAGATGGGTGCAGAAAACCTAGTAATGTTAACCGGCGATAATGAAAAAACGGCTGAAATTGTTGGGTCAGAACTTGGTATAACAGAAATTCACGGTGGCTTGTTACCTTCAGATAAAGCTGCGTTTATTACAAAACTACAAAATGCCGGTCACAAAGTAGCTTTTGTCGGAGACGGCGTGAATGATAGTCCTTCCATTGCTTTAGCAGATATTGGGATTGCTATGGGAAATGGAACCGATGTTGCAGTAGAAACATCAGATGTCGTTTTAATGAATTCCGATTTTACGAAATTAGTACAAGCCTATGCTTTAACAAAAAAGACAGTTTGGAATATGAAAGAAAATATTGCGTTGGCAGTGGGAACAGTAGCATTTTTATTAGTAGGACTAATCTTTGGCTATATTTATATGGCTAGCGGCATGTTAGTTCATGAATTAAGTATTTTAGTCGTTATCGCCAATGGAATGCGTTTATTACCATTTAAAGTTGGAAAACTTGATAGCTATCAAGTATTTGAGGCAAAAGAAGTCTTACAATAA
- a CDS encoding heavy-metal-associated domain-containing protein, translating into MEKVIIQLGALTCPSCMQKIESAVSQEAGVEKVKVLFNASKVKAEIDANQTTGETLAKTIEKLGYEVQSVKVKEA; encoded by the coding sequence ATGGAAAAAGTAATTATTCAACTAGGAGCGTTAACTTGCCCGTCTTGTATGCAAAAAATTGAAAGTGCAGTGAGCCAAGAAGCTGGGGTAGAAAAAGTGAAAGTCTTATTTAACGCCAGCAAAGTGAAAGCAGAAATTGATGCAAATCAAACGACTGGAGAAACATTAGCAAAAACAATTGAAAAATTAGGTTATGAAGTCCAATCTGTAAAAGTAAAGGAAGCGTAA
- a CDS encoding ferritin-like domain-containing protein, with translation MNAAEKYQAELVQSEKDHHTPTAGAMSGHILANLFIQRNKLRQANYYLKGTAKGVSSQIADTIKKEDELFDRLNRLLLDEGEVIPTTTAEFTRYTMLEESGQLKYETTENILFTAVQDFNTQNLFVTRGIKLAEKEEKFALVVFLQALYGWLKAQSRLFQSFIGHDALEGLLEEDEED, from the coding sequence ATGAATGCAGCAGAAAAATATCAAGCAGAACTCGTACAAAGTGAAAAAGATCATCATACACCAACTGCTGGTGCAATGAGTGGGCACATTTTAGCGAATCTTTTCATTCAACGTAATAAGTTGCGGCAAGCCAATTACTATTTAAAAGGAACTGCCAAAGGGGTTAGTTCTCAAATAGCAGATACTATAAAAAAAGAAGACGAATTGTTTGACCGTCTCAATCGATTGTTGTTAGATGAAGGTGAAGTCATTCCCACGACCACTGCAGAGTTTACTCGCTATACAATGTTAGAAGAAAGCGGCCAGTTAAAATACGAAACGACAGAGAATATCTTATTTACAGCTGTCCAAGATTTTAATACACAAAATTTATTCGTTACTAGAGGAATTAAACTAGCCGAAAAAGAAGAAAAATTTGCTTTAGTTGTATTTTTACAAGCATTGTATGGCTGGTTAAAAGCTCAAAGTCGTCTTTTCCAAAGTTTTATTGGCCATGATGCATTAGAAGGCTTGTTGGAAGAAGACGAAGAAGATTAG